In the genome of Eschrichtius robustus isolate mEscRob2 chromosome 2, mEscRob2.pri, whole genome shotgun sequence, the window TCTGTCTCACCTGGCGCAGGTAGAGCTTGAGGACGTTGCTGATGTCGTGGGGCGAGGCCTGCGACAGCTCCACCAGCTCCTTGCCATTCTCGAAGGCCTGGCACAGCTTCTCCACGCGCGTTTTCACCCCATTGACCCGGTAGATGCCCTGTGGGAGCCCGCAGTCAGCCTGggcccacacccctcccctccctgcgcGGCCCCTCGGCCGGAGCCCCTGCAGCTGTGCCCGCGGCAGTCACCTTGGTGCGCAGCGCCCGCTGCTCGATCTCGAAGACACACTTCTTGACGATGAAGGGCACGCCGTCCGGGGTGCTGCGGGCGGCCTGGCTGAAGTCCTGGCCAAAGAGCTGCAGGCGGCCCTGCAGCTTCTTGTGGCCACACTGGATGGCCAGGGTCTCCAGGCACTTCTTGTGGCAGGCCAGGCAGCACTGGGGGCGGGCGAGGAGTGAGCAGACCTTCCTGGCGCCCCAGCCCCACGCAGACACCCCCGGCTCCCCCTCCCACTTCGTCCCCCGCTGCTCTCATCACGCCCCTACAGGGCAGCTTTCACCCCTCCTGGTTGGGAGACGTGCCCCTGCCACCAGTGCAGCCTGGGCTGCTCCCACGGCCTTCAGGTTCCCTGAGCACTGGCTGAGCCCTCCGCCTGGGATGCTCTCCCCCAGGAGACTGCAAGTGCTCCTGGCTTCACTTCCCTCCAGCGCTCTGCATGGCACGGTCCTGAGGGCGCACATGCAGGTGCCCGGCTCCCCCGGAAccaccactcacctcctcacACTCGGCGCCCTGGAAGTACACGTAGCTGTTGCACTCCCGGCACTTGGCCGGCGTGCGGAGCTTCCGGAGCCGGTGGGTACGGGCCGCCTTGGACAGCCCCACGTGGCGGAAGGGCCCTCTGGGCATGGCCACAGGCAGCTCCGGGGCCATGCCATTGAGGTCatctggtgggggcgggggcaggtggTAAGTGTCACCAAGACAGGTCAGGGCCAGGCGCACAGAGAGAGTCCAaacccccccctccccactgccccgcCCAGGGTTCCCCTCACCCTGGTCAAAGGCTGATGCGCCTGTGCTGCCCTCCTGGTCAGCCAGCTCCTCGCTGGACGACATGGTGCCACTGGAAGACATGCGCTCGAACTTCTTAAAGTCCCCTGAGCAGGAAACAGGGGTTGTCAGAGACTCCCCCGAGGGCCCCTGGCTGCACGATGAGCCCGCTGAaacctgggggcgggggcggcagcTCTGTGAGCCCCCCACCGCCGGCCAGGCCCCTTCACCTGAGCCAGGGCTGGGGTCCAGACTGGCGTCAGAGTCTGAGATGGCGATCGGCCACGACTTGTGCACCTGGTGTCCGCGCCCACCTGCGAAGGTGTCCCCAGTGAAGGGCTGAAGGGGGCTGCAGGGGGACCGCTCCCGCCCCTGCCATACACTCACCCCTGCGCTCCTTGGCAAGCTCCCCGTCGCCGAGCCCACCTTCCTCCGGGGGGCAGCCCGCGGCCTCCGCCACCGCGGCATCGCTGACGTTGAAGCTGCCCTTTCGGGCGCGCAAGACCGGGGACCTGATGGGACCAACAGCCAAAAGAAGGGGTCACGATGGGGGTCACAGAGGCTcactgcccccgcccccacctcagGAGGGAAGTCCGGCTCCCCCGGGCATGCGCAGACGGCGGGGTACCAGGCGTTGGCAGAGACGTGAGGCTCGAAGTCGTAGTGCACGTCTGGCTCCTCGCCGCGCTGCAGCTGGCGCACGTGGGAGGCGTACTGCTGGCCCGGGTCGTACAGCTTGCTGCTCTCGCACAGCATGTGGAAGTGCACAGGCAGCGGGGCCGTCTGCATGTGCATCATCTGGTAATAGGAGATGGTGGCCTGCGggcaggcaggtgggaggggccctaaGTGCTGGCGGTCCTGAGGCTGGACGGGCAGCCGCCCCGCCCACCCCAAcagaggcgggggcgggggcgggggcgggagcaCGGCGCTCACCGACTTGATGGTCTGGTCGCTCTGCCGGATGACTTCCTGGATCTGCCGGAGCGCCGTCACCTTGGTGTCCTCAAGCTCCTGCTTCTGCGTCTTAGCGTCCGCCACGCACGTGCGGTACGTGGCCATGGCTTCCTccgcctggggtgggggtgggggtgggggtgggggcggggtggggtgccCAGAGAGGCCTCAGCCCGCGGTTCAGCCCTCAGGGCATCTTAAGGCCCCACACGGAAAtcagccaggcacaaaaggacaGGAAGGCATTCCTGGCAGGAGGCACAGCCCAGACAAAGGCCCGGCGGTGGGCAATCCTGCACAGGGCGTCAGACCCTGATGCCATGGGTCTTGTCCTGCACCCCCTGCCCCCTGACCCGCCCTCACCTTGTTTTTGGCCTCCTCCTCCAGGCGCCGCCTCTTGTCCAGGGTCTTGGAGGCCGCGCCCCCTGCACCTGGGCCAGCGCCCGCCTGCTCTTCCTCCGCCTTGGCCACTAGGAAGCGGGCCTTGTCGTGGTCTTCGCAGCGCTGAACGTAGCCCTGCTTGGCCTTGCGCAGATTGGACTCTGCCTCTTGCTGTGGACGTGGGAGGAGCCAGACCAGCACCATCAGCCAGAGACCGCGTTAGGGACCTCTGCCACCCACATCCCCTGGGCCAAAATCCCATGGCCAGTCAAGCAAACAGAGGCCCCCGCCCAAGAACCAGTGGTGGAAGAATAGGAGGTGACACCTACAGGGCGACCCTGGGAGGAGCCAGCATCTGGCATGCCCATTTCACAGCcagggaagctgaggcacagctaAGCTCTGAAGGAGACACCAACTACATCATCCTCTTGACACCTACACCCACACCCGCCAGAGCGACTTGTGCTTCTATCTCTTTCATTTCCTGTCTCAGAGATGAGAACAGTGAGGCCGCTCAGACAGGAAGTTAGGCACCCTCAGGGTTGGCAGGAAGAGCACTTAGTCAAAACCCAGTGGGCCTTCTGGGGGCCACACCTCACAGTCTACACGATCAGAAgcttaaacataaagaaaagagCTCACAAGAGTACTAGAAGAAACCATGAGAGAATTTCTTAAGATGAACATAGCATGGGGAAGGCCTTTCCATGCGTGACACAGAACCCAGAAACCATAAAAGACTGCTACTAACAATCATGGGTTTCAACTGGGAAAACAGGCAACAGGTTAAATCAAAAGTCAAAACAataaactgggggtgggggagtttgTAACACATCTCATCAAGGCCTGGGTTCTCTAATATGTAAAGAGCTCTGGCAAGTCAATAAGAAACAGGCTACTGTACAATCCGAGGTGAGCAAAGGATATGAACTGAGAgctcacagaagaggaaaagcaTGGCTGTGGCTCGGGAGGTCAGCTTCTATGCTCATGACATCTGTGACCCAGCCATTACCTTTCGGGCACTGATCTGAGATAAATGGTAGGTCACATGTCTGAGCAACAGGGGCACAAGCTCGTCACAGCAGTGGTGTTTGAAACAGCAACAGCTCAACAACAACTAAACTGTCCATCAGTAGGGATTTAGTGAACTAAGCCCTGTGGCTCTGCAGCTGAGCACTTGTAGCTGAGAAAAAGGGAGGAGTTTCACATGGAGTGAGATGGGGCCAGTCCCTGGATATGGAGGTGAGTGTAAAAGGCCAGAAGCAGAACAGGGTACTCGGCAAGCTGTCATCAGGTGTAGAAAAGGGGGGAGAGGCTCATTTGCCAGATGTGCCACAGGACACCACTAGCTGGAGCAGGGGCCGTGGGGGCTCTGTGCACCGCAGACCCTGTTAGCAGGCCTAAAGAGCAGTGCAAAAGATTGCTAGTGCCTTTGGAACAGCCCAAAAGAGAGGTGGGAAAAGAGCAACATGGACGAACCTGGAGCATCCACCAGACCTgagagagcctcagtttccctctaaCCCAGACCTGCTCCTGGCGGCCACGAGTGACCCGGTCCCTCCGGACATCTGACCCGTGACAGTGATGGGGGCCCCGGACCagggcctctcctgctgcagctGCGGGTAATGGGGCTGGAGCAGTCGGGAGGCAGGACCCACTCCAACCTGTGACGCCACAGTGAGCCCCACGCGGGCACAGGGCACTCTGCCGGGTGTCCGCAAAACTCGGGAAAGGGCCACCCGGGTGTGCACCAGGGGACTGCGCGTGCACGAGCCGGCCCACCCCGTCCCCTCCTAGCCCCGCCGCCCCGCGGTACCAGCTTCCTCTGGGCACGGTGCCAAGACTCCTTGATCTCCTTCCTGCGCTTCTCGTGCTCGAGCCGCCGCACGTTCAGGGGCTGGAGGGGGGAGACGGTGTGATGGGGACCCGGGCACCCTCCACCCCGCCCACCCTCCAGGGCGAAGCTCACCTGCACGAAGGTCTGGGTCTGCAGCGTGCCCACCGCCTGCACCAGGCCGTGGCCGAACTCCAGGTCCTGCTCCAGGGCCAGCGAGTAGATGGACAGGAGGGGCATGTGCGGCTGTGGGGGCGGGGCCGGCAGTCACGGGGGTGGGACAGGCGCCCTCGTGGAAGCCCTGCTGCCTCCCCAGCTCCCTCAGCTGCCCTTGCAGAGACGGGAAACCCCTTTCCTTTGGCCCATCTTGGAGGGGCGAGACACGCCCAGGCCTGAGGGACCCCACCCCGTTCCCTCGAGTTCCCCACCTCCTGCATGACGCTCTGTCTGCAGTTCTGGACGATCTTCTGCAGGCCTTTGGCAAAGTCCATCTCTGCAGGCGGGGAGGGGGTGTGAGcgcaggggtgaggggaggggcctTCCAACCAGACGCCGCCCCGCGGGCCCCAGCTCGCACCCAGCGCGCTCCGCTTCTCCAGGTAGCCGATGAGGTCCTTCATGTACTTGGCCATGTTCTTGGCGTACTGCAGCGCGGCGTCCACACCCCCCTCACAGCGCTGCAGCAGCGTGTCCACCGCCTCCGGGGAGAGGCAGCCTGCGGGACAGACACCCCTCAGCCCGGgctccagcccagcccacccTTCCGTCCTCAGCCCTCTGCCCCTAGGCTCAGAACTCACCCTCATCACAGTCCTCACTGCTGGGCGGGGCACCCTCGCTCCCCTGTCCATACAGGTTCTCCATGGACTGTACCAGAGGGAGACAGGTGAGTCCAGTCCGGGCTGGGTCCTGTTTGATGCCCACCCTGCAGGAGACagtcaccgccccccccccggaCAGAGCGGGAGACCACGGTCCACAGAGCGGGCAGCGGGGGACTCGCCCGCCCTGCCAGCTTGACCCCGTGCAACACCCAGGCCATCCCTGCTCACCTGGCCCGGGTCCCCAGGGGGCACTGAGAGGAGGATGCTGCTGTCCACTTCACCCATGAGGAACTCGGACACACTGCAGGTCAGGGGGCAAGTGTCAAGAGGCACATGGGTCCCCACCCTCCgccacccttccccacccccacactCACGTGCTGCTGAAGGAGACTGCGATGGTCTCCAAGGCCTTCTCAAACTCCTGCTTGTCTGAATCATTGTTGCACTCATAATGGAAGGCTGGGGGCAGACAAGGACGAGAGAGGTTGGCCCAGTCTGGGAGGTGACCACCCGTGCAACTAAATGAAGGGGGAGCATTGGAGTTGTGCCCATCAAACTCCTatgcatccttcaaaacccacttCAAacatcccctcctccaggaagccctcccagacAGCCCTTGCTGCCCTGTCCTGGCTGACCTTTGACCTTGGCAATGAGGGTGCCAGCAGCTGTGAGCGACTCCACGGTGTTCAGCAGTGGGTACTTGGAGATGACCTGGTGCATCACGCGGAGGGCCTCACCCAGGCACTCATGGGCAAGCGGCCGGCGGGCCTCTAGGAGGTCTGCCAGGCAGAGTGGGTatgagcagggagggagggaaagcctGCCCACCTAaccacctaaccctaaccctcctcAGAGCTCCTGTCCCCgggtggggaaattgaggccaAGGTGGGAGAAGGTAACTGCCTGAGGCTCAGTGTGTGACCTCGTTGGGGGGGCGGTGGTGTGAGGAACTGTCCCTCTCTCGACTGCTGGCCAGGTCATCAAAGGCCAGATGTCAGTCTAGACAGTCCTGCTCAGAACACCCTTTCCTCATTCCTCCAGAAAACAAACTCCCGCTGACCTTCAAGTTGCAGTCCTGGTGGCCTCTTCCTCCAGGCAACCCACCtggccccttccctgccccaaaCTCTCAGGGCTCTGTCCAgctctctcccagccctgcctgcctggGCACTGGGGCTTAAACACCCCGTTACCTCACTCTCTCCCGACCAGCCACCCCATGAGGCAGGTGCTGTCAtcacccccattttgcagatgagaaaactgaggcatactGGGGAGAAGTCATTTCTCAAGGATCACGCAGCTTTTCCATCTCCACTAGCTCTGAAGGCATGAGAATGCCAGGCTGAAGGACCCTGCCTGACTTTACCATaagggcaatggggagccatagAAGGTATTAGAGCAAAGGAGAGTCAAGGTCAGATCTGCATCTTCAAACGTGGCTTTAAATGCCCTCTTCAGATGTTCTTAATTGGAAAAAAGCGCTGTGTGCGGGCAGAACACGCACCATCTAGTGGAAACAAAGCCGAAGGAATGTATGGATGGGGAAGGAATGAGCCGACCCTGAGACCCGGGAGGGACCTGGCCACCAGCTGGGAGGATATCTCCCGCACCTGTTTGCCTTTGACTCTGTGCCTGGTACTTGatgctcaaaaaaaataaataaaataaattaaaactttaaaaaatgtaatctggggcttacctggtggcgcagtggttaagaatccgcctgccaatgcaggagacacgggttcaagccctggtccaggaagatcccacatgcagtggagcaactaagtctgtgcgccacaactactgagcctgcactcgagcctgtgtgccacaactactgaagcctgtgtgcctagagcccgtgctccgcaacaagagaagcaccgcaacgagaagcctgcgcactgcagcaaagagtagcccccactcaccgcaactagagaaatctgcgtgcagcaacgaagacccaacacaaacaaaaatgtaaataaatacatttataaaaaaaattttaaaaaatggaatctgAAAATAGGTGTCTGATCCCTTTTCAGCACTGAGGACCCCCACGGAATGCCACCGACAGGGAGACCCCCACGGAGTCCCTGGCCCCAAATTCCTCCGAGTGCAGCCCAGTGCCTCAGCACCAGGCAGGATTTGCTGCCTGAATCCAAGGCCAACTCAGGGAGGCGGGAAGGAGCTTGCGGAATCCATGAAAGGCCGGCTGAGGAAAGGCCGGGCCACTCCCCTTCCCAGGACATTCCTCCCACACACCAGGCCCCCCCTCGTGTCGCCTGGGCCTCGGCCACCTGTGTCCCTGCAGCACACCCACCTGGGCAGGTGGGACTCTGGCGAAGCCTGGACATGCCCAGCTCAGCACTGGCCAAGGCAAGCCCCGGGCAGCAAATGCCCCGAGTGCCACGTGCTCCTGGCCAGGCCCTGCACCCCCAACCCCACACGGTCCCCTCACCTCGGGGCCCTGCCTGGCAGCGCACCGGCGCCTGGTCCAGCGCCGGGTGCACCGTCCCGCAGATACACATGGCGCAGCCGTCAGGGCACAGGGACCGTGAATGCGCAGGCCGGGCTAGGCAACTGGCTGGTCCGGGGTCTTTGGTGCCAGGTCCTCCGCAAGCAAACCGGCTCTGGCCGGTCCGAAGACCCGCCCCACTCTGAGGAAAGCTCCGCCCCGGCGTCCTGCTAGCTCCCCAGCCTCAGGTAGCAGGAGTCTGGGACCCAGGGAGATGCAATTCGATTCGGGATGGGGCTGGCCAATGGCAGGCAGGGAAACAGGCCCAGGTACCGGGCGTGGGGAGGTGTGGGGAGACCCCGCCCACGTGGATCTCGCCGCCCACTGCTTCCTAGGTGGACAGCACAGGGTCCCCAAGCCCTCTCACTGTCCCCACAACAATTACTGTGAGCTGAGGACATCTGGTTACAGTCAGCAACTCCCCAGGGCATATCATTGCCCCGTTTCACAGATGAAACGCCAGAGGCTTAGAGAAGGGACAGCTGATCCAGTCTCACAGCCTGGCAGGGGCAGCAGCAGGATGCAAACCCACATGCTCTCTGCTCCAGGCC includes:
- the ARHGAP45 gene encoding rho GTPase-activating protein 45 isoform X1, which produces MSGGQRFLKGLLGGVCGWTRAWRVGFAMRGCGLHAPCPEITPERLPPPSQELPRRDGADAVSLAPSLEPPSVALNAKATGTLKRPTSLSRHASAAGFPLSGASTWTLGRGHRSPLSTASPAEGPIQGPCPDTVEDISHLLADVARFAEGLEKLKECVLREDLLEARRPLAHECLGEALRVMHQVISKYPLLNTVESLTAAGTLIAKVKAFHYECNNDSDKQEFEKALETIAVSFSSTVSEFLMGEVDSSILLSVPPGDPGQSMENLYGQGSEGAPPSSEDCDEGCLSPEAVDTLLQRCEGGVDAALQYAKNMAKYMKDLIGYLEKRSALEMDFAKGLQKIVQNCRQSVMQEPHMPLLSIYSLALEQDLEFGHGLVQAVGTLQTQTFVQPLNVRRLEHEKRRKEIKESWHRAQRKLQEAESNLRKAKQGYVQRCEDHDKARFLVAKAEEEQAGAGPGAGGAASKTLDKRRRLEEEAKNKAEEAMATYRTCVADAKTQKQELEDTKVTALRQIQEVIRQSDQTIKSATISYYQMMHMQTAPLPVHFHMLCESSKLYDPGQQYASHVRQLQRGEEPDVHYDFEPHVSANAWSPVLRARKGSFNVSDAAVAEAAGCPPEEGGLGDGELAKERRGGRGHQVHKSWPIAISDSDASLDPSPGSGDFKKFERMSSSGTMSSSEELADQEGSTGASAFDQDDLNGMAPELPVAMPRGPFRHVGLSKAARTHRLRKLRTPAKCRECNSYVYFQGAECEECCLACHKKCLETLAIQCGHKKLQGRLQLFGQDFSQAARSTPDGVPFIVKKCVFEIEQRALRTKGIYRVNGVKTRVEKLCQAFENGKELVELSQASPHDISNVLKLYLRQLPEPLISFRLYHELVGLAKDSLKAEAEAKAATRGRPDVTEREAVAVAMAGRLRELLRDLPPENWATLQYLMRHLRRIVEVEQDNKMTPGNLGIVFGPTLLRPRPTEATVSLSSLVDYPHQACILETLITHYSLVFEEEPEVASGCQDVTSNQGAEVVVQEPYPEVSGGAAFPLPEEAEDGGLEPHAASNDSDSELEEASDLPSPAGGAALHRLGFLEKLGGEAGAEGGRDSCSGSEEQLGTATGEGEDGPGPGVWEDLGEEPVQRLAEHNTNQCNNVAAARLPAVRLRGGRLAGGAGWERRPEFV
- the ARHGAP45 gene encoding rho GTPase-activating protein 45 isoform X3, with amino-acid sequence MFSRKKRELMKTPSISKKNRAGSPCPQPSGELPRRDGADAVSLAPSLEPPSVALNAKATGTLKRPTSLSRHASAAGFPLSGASTWTLGRGHRSPLSTASPAEGPIQGPCPDTVEDISHLLADVARFAEGLEKLKECVLREDLLEARRPLAHECLGEALRVMHQVISKYPLLNTVESLTAAGTLIAKVKAFHYECNNDSDKQEFEKALETIAVSFSSTVSEFLMGEVDSSILLSVPPGDPGQSMENLYGQGSEGAPPSSEDCDEGCLSPEAVDTLLQRCEGGVDAALQYAKNMAKYMKDLIGYLEKRSALEMDFAKGLQKIVQNCRQSVMQEPHMPLLSIYSLALEQDLEFGHGLVQAVGTLQTQTFVQPLNVRRLEHEKRRKEIKESWHRAQRKLQEAESNLRKAKQGYVQRCEDHDKARFLVAKAEEEQAGAGPGAGGAASKTLDKRRRLEEEAKNKAEEAMATYRTCVADAKTQKQELEDTKVTALRQIQEVIRQSDQTIKSATISYYQMMHMQTAPLPVHFHMLCESSKLYDPGQQYASHVRQLQRGEEPDVHYDFEPHVSANAWSPVLRARKGSFNVSDAAVAEAAGCPPEEGGLGDGELAKERRGGRGHQVHKSWPIAISDSDASLDPSPGSGDFKKFERMSSSGTMSSSEELADQEGSTGASAFDQDDLNGMAPELPVAMPRGPFRHVGLSKAARTHRLRKLRTPAKCRECNSYVYFQGAECEECCLACHKKCLETLAIQCGHKKLQGRLQLFGQDFSQAARSTPDGVPFIVKKCVFEIEQRALRTKGIYRVNGVKTRVEKLCQAFENGKELVELSQASPHDISNVLKLYLRQLPEPLISFRLYHELVGLAKDSLKAEAEAKAATRGRPDVTEREAVAVAMAGRLRELLRDLPPENWATLQYLMRHLRRIVEVEQDNKMTPGNLGIVFGPTLLRPRPTEATVSLSSLVDYPHQACILETLITHYSLVFEEEPEVASGCQDVTSNQGAEVVVQEPYPEVSGGAAFPLPEEAEDGGLEPHAASNDSDSELEEASDLPSPAGGAALHRLGFLEKLGGEAGAEGGRDSCSGSEEQLGTATGEGEDGPGPGVWEDLGEEPVQRLAEHNTNQCNNVAAARLPAVRLRGGRLAGGAGWERRPEFV
- the ARHGAP45 gene encoding rho GTPase-activating protein 45 isoform X2, whose amino-acid sequence is MLGRRRRAGTSYSPGAGLHGPCRTGWDPHVQLMELPRRDGADAVSLAPSLEPPSVALNAKATGTLKRPTSLSRHASAAGFPLSGASTWTLGRGHRSPLSTASPAEGPIQGPCPDTVEDISHLLADVARFAEGLEKLKECVLREDLLEARRPLAHECLGEALRVMHQVISKYPLLNTVESLTAAGTLIAKVKAFHYECNNDSDKQEFEKALETIAVSFSSTVSEFLMGEVDSSILLSVPPGDPGQSMENLYGQGSEGAPPSSEDCDEGCLSPEAVDTLLQRCEGGVDAALQYAKNMAKYMKDLIGYLEKRSALEMDFAKGLQKIVQNCRQSVMQEPHMPLLSIYSLALEQDLEFGHGLVQAVGTLQTQTFVQPLNVRRLEHEKRRKEIKESWHRAQRKLQEAESNLRKAKQGYVQRCEDHDKARFLVAKAEEEQAGAGPGAGGAASKTLDKRRRLEEEAKNKAEEAMATYRTCVADAKTQKQELEDTKVTALRQIQEVIRQSDQTIKSATISYYQMMHMQTAPLPVHFHMLCESSKLYDPGQQYASHVRQLQRGEEPDVHYDFEPHVSANAWSPVLRARKGSFNVSDAAVAEAAGCPPEEGGLGDGELAKERRGGRGHQVHKSWPIAISDSDASLDPSPGSGDFKKFERMSSSGTMSSSEELADQEGSTGASAFDQDDLNGMAPELPVAMPRGPFRHVGLSKAARTHRLRKLRTPAKCRECNSYVYFQGAECEECCLACHKKCLETLAIQCGHKKLQGRLQLFGQDFSQAARSTPDGVPFIVKKCVFEIEQRALRTKGIYRVNGVKTRVEKLCQAFENGKELVELSQASPHDISNVLKLYLRQLPEPLISFRLYHELVGLAKDSLKAEAEAKAATRGRPDVTEREAVAVAMAGRLRELLRDLPPENWATLQYLMRHLRRIVEVEQDNKMTPGNLGIVFGPTLLRPRPTEATVSLSSLVDYPHQACILETLITHYSLVFEEEPEVASGCQDVTSNQGAEVVVQEPYPEVSGGAAFPLPEEAEDGGLEPHAASNDSDSELEEASDLPSPAGGAALHRLGFLEKLGGEAGAEGGRDSCSGSEEQLGTATGEGEDGPGPGVWEDLGEEPVQRLAEHNTNQCNNVAAARLPAVRLRGGRLAGGAGWERRPEFV